One segment of Tamlana crocina DNA contains the following:
- a CDS encoding DUF4126 domain-containing protein, giving the protein MSVETIISICLGIGLSASVGFRVFLPLFALSLASYFDVWQLNESWQWVGSTAALITLGVATLVEVFAYFIPYIDNLLDSIAVPLAALAGTTIMLSTVADLSPVVTWSLAIIAGGGTAAAVAGTSSTTRLASTATTGGLGNPVVSALETGTSVAMSIISLFAPILAAFLVIFILFVIFKLYKKFKSANTENL; this is encoded by the coding sequence ATGTCTGTGGAAACCATAATCAGTATTTGTCTTGGCATCGGTCTATCAGCTTCGGTGGGCTTTAGGGTGTTTTTACCGTTATTCGCTTTGAGTTTAGCCTCGTATTTTGACGTTTGGCAACTCAACGAATCGTGGCAATGGGTTGGAAGTACCGCAGCATTAATCACTTTGGGCGTAGCCACTTTGGTTGAAGTCTTTGCCTATTTTATTCCTTACATCGACAATTTGCTGGACAGTATTGCTGTGCCTTTGGCGGCATTGGCAGGCACGACAATCATGCTTTCAACAGTGGCCGATTTAAGTCCGGTGGTAACATGGTCGTTGGCCATAATCGCGGGTGGGGGTACCGCAGCCGCAGTGGCAGGTACATCAAGTACCACACGATTGGCATCAACAGCAACCACAGGCGGTTTGGGCAACCCTGTTGTTTCTGCGCTAGAAACGGGCACATCGGTAGCCATGTCAATCATTTCACTATTTGCACCCATTTTGGCGGCCTTTTTGGTAATCTTCATATTATTTGTAATTTTCAAACTGTACAAAAAGTTTAAATCGGCTAATACCGAAAACCTTTGA
- the rsmD gene encoding 16S rRNA (guanine(966)-N(2))-methyltransferase RsmD: MRIISGLYKSRKIVAPKNLPVRPTTDMAKESLFNILNNLYYFDEVTVLDLFAGTGNISYEFASRGAQQITCVDQHFACIKFINETAKKFEMPIETIKADVFKFLEKASFKVNIVFADPPYDFTDEDFAKIPQLVFQNDFLLEDGILVVEHSKHTNLSEVEHFSYSKSYGGSVFSFFEKNEA; this comes from the coding sequence ATGCGAATTATTTCAGGATTATACAAAAGCAGAAAAATAGTTGCTCCCAAAAACTTACCAGTGAGGCCTACTACCGATATGGCCAAAGAATCGTTGTTCAATATTTTGAACAATTTGTATTATTTTGATGAAGTTACGGTGCTCGACCTCTTTGCCGGAACGGGAAATATCAGTTACGAATTTGCATCACGTGGCGCTCAACAAATCACGTGTGTGGATCAACATTTTGCCTGTATTAAGTTTATAAACGAAACAGCCAAAAAGTTTGAAATGCCCATTGAAACCATTAAAGCCGATGTGTTCAAGTTTTTAGAAAAGGCCAGCTTTAAAGTGAACATTGTATTTGCCGACCCACCTTACGATTTTACGGATGAAGACTTTGCTAAAATTCCACAATTGGTGTTCCAAAATGACTTTTTGTTGGAAGATGGTATTTTGGTAGTGGAACATTCCAAACACACCAACCTTTCGGAAGTGGAGCATTTCAGCTATTCTAAAAGTTACGGCGGTAGTGTATTCAGCTTTTTTGAAAAAAACGAAGCCTAA
- a CDS encoding ATP-binding domain-containing protein, translating into MTAPEFYSLLKQQFPFQPTLKQNVVLQQLAEFIFTKRPNALYVLKGYAGTGKTTIVGSIVSNLWKAKKSAVLMAPTGRAAKVISNYSGKEAFTIHKKIYFPRKERGGGVKFVLQPNKHKNTIFIVDEASMIPDTPGESKLFENGSLLDDLMQYVYSGHQCKLLLIGDTAQLPPVKLDLSPALNEDNLGLNYNKEVAKMELDEVVRQEQDSGILANATVLRELLLNEIFDSFKFDLAPYKDIVRLVDGYEIMDAINEAYSENGMEETAIVVRSNKRANLYNQQIRSRILFNENELTPGDYLMVVKNNYFWIKPTTEAGFIANGDIIEVLEIFKIQELYGFRFAEVKVRMVDYPRMQPFETVLLLNTIDAETPSLSYEDSNKLYEEVMKDFESETSKYKKFLKVKASKHFNALQVKFSYAITCHKSQGGQWQTVFVEQPYLPNGIDKEYLRWLYTAVTRAKEKLYLIGFKDEFFEEKFL; encoded by the coding sequence ATGACAGCTCCCGAGTTCTATTCGCTTTTAAAACAGCAGTTTCCGTTTCAACCTACACTAAAACAAAATGTTGTTTTGCAACAATTGGCAGAATTTATTTTTACCAAACGCCCCAATGCGCTTTATGTGTTGAAGGGGTATGCCGGTACGGGAAAAACCACTATTGTGGGGTCAATAGTAAGTAATTTATGGAAAGCTAAAAAAAGTGCGGTTTTAATGGCTCCAACAGGCAGGGCTGCCAAAGTAATTTCCAATTACTCGGGGAAGGAAGCCTTTACAATCCATAAAAAAATATATTTCCCGAGGAAAGAAAGGGGCGGAGGAGTCAAATTTGTTTTGCAGCCCAACAAACACAAAAATACCATTTTTATTGTTGACGAAGCCTCAATGATACCCGATACTCCGGGAGAATCGAAATTGTTTGAAAACGGATCCTTGCTGGACGATTTGATGCAATACGTCTATTCCGGCCACCAATGCAAATTACTTTTAATTGGCGATACCGCACAGTTGCCGCCCGTAAAATTGGATTTGAGTCCGGCTTTGAACGAAGACAACCTCGGACTCAATTACAATAAAGAAGTTGCCAAAATGGAACTCGATGAGGTGGTGCGCCAAGAGCAAGATTCAGGTATTTTGGCCAATGCCACCGTGTTGCGAGAACTGCTTTTAAATGAGATTTTCGACAGCTTTAAATTCGATTTGGCACCTTATAAGGATATTGTGCGTTTGGTGGACGGTTACGAAATTATGGATGCCATTAATGAAGCTTACAGTGAAAATGGCATGGAAGAAACCGCCATTGTGGTACGAAGTAACAAACGGGCCAATTTGTACAATCAACAAATTAGGAGTCGGATTTTATTCAATGAAAACGAATTGACACCGGGCGATTACCTCATGGTGGTTAAAAACAATTATTTCTGGATAAAACCCACAACTGAAGCCGGTTTTATTGCCAATGGCGATATTATTGAGGTTTTGGAAATTTTCAAAATACAAGAGCTGTACGGTTTCCGTTTTGCCGAAGTAAAGGTAAGGATGGTGGATTACCCACGTATGCAACCCTTTGAAACCGTTTTACTGTTGAATACCATTGACGCCGAAACGCCTTCGCTCTCTTATGAAGACTCTAATAAACTTTATGAAGAAGTGATGAAAGATTTTGAAAGCGAAACCAGTAAATACAAAAAGTTTTTAAAAGTAAAGGCAAGCAAACATTTTAATGCCTTGCAAGTTAAATTTTCGTATGCCATAACCTGCCATAAATCGCAGGGCGGGCAATGGCAAACCGTTTTTGTAGAGCAACCGTATTTGCCCAATGGCATCGATAAGGAATATTTACGTTGGCTGTACACCGCCGTTACGCGTGCCAAAGAAAAGTTGTATCTTATTGGTTTTAAGGATGAGTTTTTTGAAGAAAAGTTTTTATAG
- a CDS encoding exopolyphosphatase, producing the protein MLSIKKYAAIDIGSNAVRLLISNIIEQKGKPVTFKKNSLVRVPIRLGADVFVKNKISKENTERILDTMLAFKLLMKSHKVVKYKACATSAMRESANGKKIVEQVLEHSGISIDVIGGEEEAAIIAATDLDKYIDPNKTYLYVDVGGGSTEFTVIDRGNQVASRSFKIGTVRLLNDMVLNESWQELREWIGENVKEYEKISVLGSGGNINKIFKISGKALGKPLSYFYMTSYYNTLQSYSYEERISELGLNQDRADVIIPAMRIYLSAMKWSGAKDIFVPKIGLADGIIKSIYYDTVSSNTQ; encoded by the coding sequence ATGCTCTCAATCAAAAAGTATGCAGCCATCGACATTGGTTCAAACGCCGTAAGGTTACTTATTTCAAACATTATTGAACAAAAAGGTAAGCCCGTAACGTTTAAAAAAAACTCGTTGGTGCGTGTTCCAATCCGTTTGGGTGCAGATGTTTTTGTAAAGAATAAAATTTCCAAAGAAAATACCGAACGTATTCTCGATACCATGTTGGCTTTTAAATTGCTGATGAAATCTCATAAAGTGGTTAAATACAAAGCATGTGCTACTTCGGCCATGAGGGAATCGGCCAACGGTAAAAAAATTGTTGAACAGGTGTTGGAACATTCGGGCATTAGTATTGATGTAATTGGGGGCGAAGAAGAAGCGGCCATTATTGCGGCCACTGATTTGGACAAGTATATAGACCCCAACAAAACGTATTTATACGTTGATGTGGGTGGTGGTAGTACCGAGTTTACCGTAATAGACCGTGGTAACCAAGTAGCTTCGCGTTCCTTTAAAATAGGTACGGTGCGTTTGCTCAACGATATGGTTTTAAACGAATCGTGGCAAGAACTAAGGGAATGGATTGGTGAAAACGTTAAAGAGTACGAAAAAATTTCGGTTTTGGGGTCCGGTGGAAACATCAACAAAATATTTAAAATCTCTGGAAAAGCTTTAGGGAAACCGCTTTCGTATTTTTATATGACTTCGTATTACAACACGCTTCAGTCGTATTCTTACGAAGAACGTATTTCAGAATTAGGGCTTAATCAAGACCGTGCCGACGTAATTATTCCGGCCATGCGCATATACCTCTCGGCTATGAAATGGAGCGGTGCAAAAGATATTTTTGTGCCTAAAATTGGACTGGCCGACGGCATTATAAAAAGTATATACTACGATACCGTTTCTAGCAATACACAGTAA
- a CDS encoding DUF3822 family protein: MVPTNKNTTQNNILELSIQISLSGLSFCILNRNIQTVTFLKTVSFGKQLIPFEALDQLKHFFDTESALQHDFNEVRVIHDNNLSTLVPKSLFNEEHLADYLKFNSKILKSDFITFDSIEINRSENVYVPYININNYIYDKFGDFTFKHVSTVLVEEILKTEKNLDTTKAYVNVSSDHFEILIVKNGKLLLYNSFAYRTKEDFIYYILFCLEQLQLSPETTNLIFLGDIDANDDLYVIAYKYIRLVFLGKREDNYKYDFNAQPVNAHSNYTIIKSF; encoded by the coding sequence ATGGTGCCAACGAATAAAAACACTACCCAAAACAACATATTAGAACTGTCCATTCAAATAAGCTTGAGTGGACTTTCTTTTTGTATATTAAACCGAAACATCCAAACCGTAACCTTTTTAAAAACGGTGAGTTTTGGCAAACAACTTATTCCCTTTGAAGCGCTCGACCAATTGAAACACTTTTTCGATACCGAAAGCGCATTACAGCACGATTTCAATGAAGTTCGGGTGATTCACGATAATAATTTATCGACACTAGTGCCAAAGTCTTTGTTTAACGAAGAGCATTTGGCCGATTACTTAAAGTTCAACTCGAAGATTTTAAAATCGGATTTCATCACGTTCGATTCCATTGAAATCAATCGTAGTGAAAATGTTTATGTACCTTACATCAACATCAACAATTATATTTATGACAAGTTTGGCGATTTCACCTTTAAACATGTTTCTACCGTTTTAGTTGAAGAAATTTTAAAAACGGAAAAAAACTTAGACACTACAAAGGCTTACGTAAACGTTAGTAGCGACCATTTTGAAATTTTAATTGTAAAGAACGGTAAATTGTTATTGTACAATTCGTTTGCATACAGAACCAAAGAAGATTTTATTTATTACATTCTATTCTGTCTGGAGCAATTACAGTTAAGTCCCGAAACAACCAACCTAATCTTTTTGGGCGATATTGATGCCAACGACGACCTTTACGTTATCGCATATAAATACATAAGATTAGTATTTTTGGGCAAACGCGAAGACAATTACAAATACGATTTTAACGCCCAACCCGTAAACGCACACAGTAATTATACCATTATAAAAAGCTTTTAA
- a CDS encoding histidine phosphatase family protein, with translation MKELILVRHAKSSWEYDVIDHERPLKNRGLNDANLVSNHLKNKNFNIDLVISSDAVRAKTTAEIFIENLNISSDIVQFEHNLYDFSGELLTQVIKDCNDAVDRLMVFGHNHAITAFVNTFGDKYIVNVPTTGTVMLQFDINSWADLKPGKTIMTIFPKDLK, from the coding sequence ATGAAAGAATTAATTTTAGTTAGGCATGCCAAATCATCTTGGGAATATGATGTCATTGACCACGAAAGACCTTTAAAAAATCGGGGCTTAAATGATGCCAATTTGGTTTCGAATCATTTAAAAAATAAAAATTTTAACATAGATTTAGTGATTTCGAGCGATGCCGTAAGAGCCAAAACCACTGCAGAAATCTTTATTGAGAATTTAAACATCAGCAGTGATATTGTGCAATTTGAACATAATCTTTACGATTTCTCGGGAGAACTTCTTACCCAAGTCATTAAAGATTGTAATGATGCCGTTGATCGTTTAATGGTTTTTGGGCACAACCACGCTATTACGGCATTTGTAAATACGTTTGGAGATAAATATATTGTTAACGTGCCAACAACGGGCACCGTGATGTTGCAATTTGACATCAATTCTTGGGCCGACCTAAAACCAGGAAAAACGATAATGACCATTTTTCCAAAAGATTTAAAATAA
- a CDS encoding nuclear transport factor 2 family protein gives MKKLLLLGLAIIVFIACQNKPQRYFEESAEIETVKAGIKAYENQDWEAWKSHFADTAKIFHNTNKPASPSEMIEGMQQMLSNFSSYGFSKEGGIHEMVIDKDGKTWVNYWGNWGGKANVTGKQLVIPVHLTLEFVDGKIVQEYAYYDTSGISKTLQEIEAAKVMADTTSMNN, from the coding sequence ATGAAAAAACTTCTTTTACTCGGTTTGGCAATTATTGTTTTTATTGCTTGCCAAAACAAACCACAACGTTATTTTGAAGAATCAGCAGAAATTGAAACCGTAAAAGCGGGCATTAAAGCTTACGAAAACCAAGATTGGGAAGCCTGGAAATCGCACTTTGCCGATACCGCTAAAATTTTCCACAACACCAACAAGCCGGCTTCACCATCTGAAATGATAGAAGGTATGCAGCAAATGCTATCCAATTTTTCGTCTTATGGGTTTTCAAAAGAAGGCGGTATACATGAAATGGTTATCGATAAAGACGGAAAAACTTGGGTAAACTATTGGGGAAATTGGGGCGGAAAAGCCAATGTTACCGGAAAACAATTGGTCATTCCCGTTCATTTAACCCTTGAATTTGTTGATGGTAAAATTGTTCAGGAATACGCGTACTACGATACCAGCGGAATATCCAAAACCCTTCAGGAAATTGAAGCTGCTAAAGTGATGGCCGATACTACTTCAATGAATAACTGA
- the dnaX gene encoding DNA polymerase III subunit gamma/tau, which translates to MEHFVVSARKYRPQTFKDVVGQQAITNTLLNAIENNHLAQALLFTGPRGVGKTTCARILAKMINSDGSEKEDEDFSFNIFELDAASNNSVDDIRNLTDQVRIPPQIGKYKVYIIDEVHMLSQAAFNAFLKTLEEPPRHCIFILATTEKHKIIPTILSRCQIFDFKRITVNDAKEYLKYIADEQGIDAEDDALHIIAQKADGAMRDALSIFDRVVSFSGKNLTRQAVTENLNVLDYETYFESTDLILENKIPELLLLFNNTLSKGFDGHHYIAGLASHFRDLMVCKNQQTIPLLEVGEQTKAKYQEQSQKASQDFLLQGINLANDCDLKYKSSKNQRLLVELCLMQLASITFDGEKKNSKHYIIPASYFKKKGITPIPVKTPAQDQVVKPQTNVESKPAPTKKVEQFQAKQPPKIELNKDSKRTSGLSLKSIREKKAHQIKQMEVVVNEEDLPKEPFTEKEFIRVWKAYIDKITVDGQHNLASILSIDQPKIKGTTAHLEYPNETNKVEVERQQYDLLGYIRKELNNFDINLSITINEVKQKQYAYTPLEKFEKLKEKNPNLDALRKAFDLDV; encoded by the coding sequence TTGGAACACTTTGTAGTATCGGCACGCAAATACAGACCCCAAACGTTTAAGGACGTGGTTGGGCAGCAGGCCATTACAAACACCTTATTGAATGCCATTGAAAACAACCACTTGGCCCAGGCTTTGTTGTTTACCGGTCCGCGTGGTGTGGGTAAAACCACTTGCGCCCGTATTTTGGCCAAAATGATAAACAGCGACGGTAGCGAAAAGGAAGACGAAGATTTTTCGTTTAACATTTTTGAGCTGGATGCCGCTTCGAACAACTCGGTTGACGATATTAGGAACCTCACCGACCAAGTACGCATTCCGCCGCAAATAGGAAAATATAAAGTATATATTATTGACGAGGTGCACATGCTCTCGCAGGCCGCTTTCAACGCCTTTTTAAAGACCTTGGAAGAACCACCCAGGCACTGTATTTTTATTTTGGCTACTACCGAAAAGCATAAAATCATCCCAACCATTTTATCGCGTTGCCAAATTTTCGATTTTAAGCGTATTACGGTAAACGATGCCAAAGAATATTTAAAGTATATTGCCGACGAACAAGGTATTGATGCCGAAGACGATGCCCTGCACATTATTGCCCAAAAGGCCGATGGTGCCATGCGTGACGCACTTTCAATCTTTGACCGTGTGGTGAGCTTTTCGGGGAAAAATTTAACCCGCCAGGCCGTTACCGAAAACCTGAACGTGCTGGATTACGAAACCTATTTTGAAAGCACCGACCTGATTTTGGAAAACAAAATACCGGAGTTGTTATTGTTGTTCAACAATACGCTTTCCAAAGGGTTTGATGGGCACCATTATATAGCCGGATTGGCCTCGCATTTTCGAGATTTAATGGTTTGTAAAAATCAGCAAACTATTCCACTTTTGGAAGTGGGCGAACAAACCAAAGCCAAATACCAAGAGCAATCACAAAAGGCCTCTCAAGATTTTTTATTGCAGGGCATCAATCTCGCTAACGACTGCGACCTCAAATACAAAAGCAGTAAAAACCAACGATTGCTCGTCGAACTTTGCCTCATGCAACTTGCCTCTATCACTTTTGATGGAGAAAAAAAAAATAGCAAACATTACATAATTCCGGCGTCGTACTTCAAAAAGAAGGGCATTACGCCCATTCCGGTTAAAACGCCTGCACAAGATCAAGTTGTGAAACCTCAGACCAATGTTGAATCCAAACCGGCTCCAACAAAAAAAGTTGAACAATTTCAAGCCAAGCAGCCTCCAAAAATTGAACTCAACAAAGATTCAAAACGCACTTCTGGTTTATCCTTAAAAAGTATCCGTGAGAAAAAAGCCCACCAAATCAAACAAATGGAAGTGGTGGTTAACGAGGAAGATTTACCGAAAGAACCGTTTACCGAAAAGGAATTTATACGGGTTTGGAAGGCTTACATCGATAAAATTACTGTCGATGGACAGCATAACCTAGCCTCTATTTTGTCGATAGACCAACCTAAAATTAAAGGAACCACTGCTCATTTGGAGTACCCCAACGAAACCAATAAAGTGGAAGTTGAGCGCCAACAATACGACCTTTTGGGCTACATAAGGAAAGAACTGAATAACTTCGATATCAATCTGTCGATAACCATTAACGAAGTTAAACAAAAACAATATGCGTACACACCTTTAGAAAAATTTGAAAAACTAAAGGAAAAGAACCCGAATCTTGATGCTTTAAGAAAAGCTTTCGATTTGGATGTATAA
- the ppk1 gene encoding polyphosphate kinase 1: MAELEIPTDNKYINREISWLHFNARVMQEAEDETVPLIERLRFLGIFSNNLDEFFKVRYATVKRIVEAGKGGKSELGGIRAEELLEIITQIVIDQQTESLRVLNAIREKLKEENIYIINETEITSEQHDYIKEYFLKTVSPALVTIILNDSVVLPNLKDSAAYLAVKMVMPGNKKQFALIEIPKTVDRFVVLPKQDGKDYIIMIDDLLRHCLSDIFNIFNYKSISAHMIKITRDGELDFESDLSKSFIEKISDSVKHRQVGEPVRFVYDKTIDEETLHYLMQKMGIDSTDSIIPGGRYHNRRDYMGFPSLGRTDLMYDKIEALPIKNLSLQDSIFPPIAKKDYLLHAPYQTFSYVVKFLREAALDPTVKTIKITIYRLAEISHIASSLINAAINGKSVTVSIELRARFDEQANIDYAQQMKDEGVNLIFGVPGLKVHSKMCVIEREEGKKVKRYGFISTGNFNESTAKVYTDYTLFTANQKILKDVDKIFSFFEANYRINRYKHLIVSPHYTKKEIFKLIDKEIEKVKNGEEGLIRLKMNSISSYPMVDKLYEASRSGVKVQMIVRGLCCLIPGVEGMSENIEVISVVDKFLEHSRIYIFGKDEASKLYISSADWMTRNIENRVEVSCPIYDADIKQEIIDTFNISWNDNVKARLLNDEQENKYLVNNKPKVRSQFAIYDYYQKKLED, from the coding sequence ATGGCTGAATTAGAAATTCCTACAGATAATAAATACATAAACAGAGAAATAAGTTGGTTGCATTTTAATGCGCGAGTAATGCAAGAAGCTGAAGACGAAACGGTTCCGTTGATTGAGCGACTTCGGTTTTTGGGCATTTTCTCCAATAATTTAGATGAATTTTTTAAAGTGCGCTATGCTACAGTTAAGCGTATTGTTGAGGCCGGAAAAGGAGGAAAGAGCGAATTGGGGGGCATACGTGCAGAAGAATTGCTCGAAATCATCACACAAATCGTTATTGATCAACAAACCGAAAGCTTACGTGTACTCAATGCCATTCGCGAAAAGCTTAAGGAAGAAAACATTTATATAATCAACGAAACGGAAATTACTAGTGAGCAACACGATTATATAAAGGAATATTTCCTTAAAACGGTTAGCCCTGCGTTGGTTACCATTATTTTAAATGATTCGGTGGTACTTCCAAATCTAAAAGACAGTGCCGCATATTTGGCCGTAAAAATGGTGATGCCCGGTAACAAGAAACAATTCGCGCTTATAGAAATTCCGAAAACGGTAGATCGTTTCGTGGTACTGCCCAAACAGGATGGCAAAGATTATATTATTATGATTGATGATTTGCTGCGTCATTGCCTCAGTGATATTTTCAACATATTTAATTATAAGAGCATTTCGGCGCACATGATTAAGATTACCCGAGATGGCGAATTGGATTTTGAAAGCGATTTGAGTAAAAGTTTTATTGAGAAAATATCCGATAGTGTTAAACACAGACAAGTGGGAGAACCGGTAAGGTTTGTTTACGATAAAACTATTGACGAAGAAACGCTTCATTATTTAATGCAAAAAATGGGTATCGATAGTACTGATAGTATCATTCCAGGAGGGCGATACCATAATAGGAGAGACTATATGGGTTTCCCTAGTTTGGGACGAACCGATTTAATGTACGATAAAATTGAAGCCTTACCCATAAAAAACTTAAGTCTTCAGGACAGTATATTTCCGCCTATTGCGAAAAAGGATTATTTGCTGCATGCACCATACCAAACCTTTTCGTACGTGGTGAAATTTTTACGCGAAGCTGCTTTAGATCCAACTGTAAAAACCATTAAGATTACCATATATCGCTTGGCGGAGATATCGCATATTGCGAGTTCACTTATTAATGCTGCCATTAACGGAAAATCGGTTACGGTATCCATTGAGCTCCGTGCCCGTTTTGATGAGCAGGCTAATATCGATTATGCCCAACAGATGAAGGATGAGGGCGTTAACCTTATTTTTGGTGTTCCTGGACTAAAAGTGCACAGTAAAATGTGTGTCATTGAGCGCGAAGAAGGCAAAAAAGTAAAGCGCTATGGTTTTATAAGCACAGGAAACTTCAATGAATCTACCGCCAAAGTGTATACCGATTATACCTTGTTTACTGCCAATCAAAAAATACTAAAGGATGTCGATAAAATATTCTCATTTTTTGAAGCCAATTACAGAATAAACCGATACAAGCACCTTATTGTTTCGCCACATTATACCAAAAAGGAAATTTTCAAATTAATCGATAAGGAAATCGAAAAAGTTAAAAATGGTGAAGAAGGACTTATCAGGCTAAAAATGAATAGTATTTCGAGCTACCCCATGGTCGATAAACTATACGAAGCCAGCCGTTCGGGTGTTAAAGTGCAAATGATTGTTAGAGGGCTTTGTTGTTTGATTCCCGGTGTTGAGGGCATGAGCGAAAATATCGAAGTCATCAGTGTAGTCGATAAATTTTTGGAGCATTCAAGAATTTATATCTTTGGAAAGGATGAAGCATCCAAACTTTATATTTCGTCTGCCGATTGGATGACCCGAAACATTGAAAATAGGGTAGAGGTTAGCTGCCCCATTTATGATGCCGATATTAAACAGGAAATTATTGATACCTTCAACATCAGTTGGAACGATAATGTTAAAGCCCGTTTGCTTAACGACGAACAGGAAAATAAATATCTCGTGAACAACAAACCCAAAGTAAGATCGCAGTTTGCTATTTACGATTATTACCAAAAAAAATTAGAAGACTAA
- a CDS encoding tRNA-(ms[2]io[6]A)-hydroxylase — translation MLGLKLPTDPRWVNIVEKNIEEILTDHAFCEQKATSTAISLIVSFPEYTELVQEMTALVKEEISHFKMVHDKIIERGWTLGRDRRDDYVVQLVKFFPKGGSRTTQLVHRLLYAALIEARSCERFRLLSEELEDKELAEFYRKLMVSEANHYTMFLGFARKYGNKKEVDTKWQQLLEYEAEIMRDLGKSETIHG, via the coding sequence ATGCTCGGATTAAAACTGCCAACCGACCCACGTTGGGTTAATATTGTAGAAAAAAATATTGAAGAAATACTAACCGATCACGCCTTTTGCGAACAGAAGGCAACAAGCACAGCCATTTCGTTAATTGTAAGTTTTCCTGAATATACTGAATTGGTGCAGGAAATGACTGCTCTGGTAAAAGAGGAAATCAGCCATTTTAAAATGGTTCACGATAAAATTATTGAACGGGGTTGGACTTTGGGGCGCGACCGTCGTGACGATTACGTGGTACAGCTAGTTAAATTTTTCCCTAAAGGGGGTAGTCGAACCACGCAACTGGTACACCGATTGCTATATGCAGCCTTAATTGAAGCGCGTAGCTGCGAACGTTTCAGGTTGTTATCGGAAGAGCTTGAAGATAAGGAATTGGCCGAGTTTTACCGAAAACTTATGGTGAGCGAAGCCAATCATTACACCATGTTTTTAGGTTTTGCCAGAAAGTATGGCAATAAAAAAGAAGTTGACACCAAATGGCAGCAACTTCTTGAATATGAAGCGGAAATAATGCGCGATTTAGGAAAAAGCGAAACTATTCACGGTTAA
- a CDS encoding porin family protein, translating into MKKILLLTVLSFSVYGFSQNQDSLNVNTEEPKQNTFTFQGVKYGVRGGYTISHLDFEDAPIMENKHRNSIYIGFFANIGLSKTFSIVPELQFSAEGAGAEVLHLDYIQMPVFFRFRFSEKIHAGLGPQIGWKVHKVGDNMVDLAYSAVAGVEYKINYALYVDARYNYGLGNVFHENTGVSAKNRNIQIGVGYKF; encoded by the coding sequence ATGAAAAAAATATTACTTTTAACTGTACTTAGTTTTTCCGTTTACGGTTTTTCCCAAAATCAAGATTCACTCAATGTTAATACCGAAGAGCCCAAGCAAAACACCTTCACTTTTCAGGGTGTAAAATATGGGGTACGTGGTGGTTATACCATTTCGCATTTAGATTTTGAAGATGCGCCCATTATGGAAAACAAACACCGAAACAGCATTTACATTGGCTTTTTCGCCAACATAGGTTTGTCAAAAACGTTTTCTATTGTTCCAGAATTACAGTTTTCGGCTGAAGGTGCTGGAGCAGAAGTACTTCATCTCGATTATATACAAATGCCTGTATTTTTTAGGTTTAGATTCAGTGAAAAAATCCATGCCGGTTTAGGGCCGCAAATAGGATGGAAAGTGCATAAAGTGGGTGACAATATGGTCGATTTAGCCTATTCGGCCGTTGCAGGTGTAGAATACAAAATAAACTATGCGCTGTATGTTGATGCCAGATACAACTACGGATTGGGCAATGTGTTTCACGAAAATACCGGAGTTTCAGCCAAAAACCGAAACATTCAAATAGGTGTTGGTTATAAATTTTAA